A window of the Phaseolus vulgaris cultivar G19833 chromosome 5, P. vulgaris v2.0, whole genome shotgun sequence genome harbors these coding sequences:
- the LOC137834240 gene encoding uncharacterized protein: protein MAESKLEQERMQADLEASHARNEELRRVNEELRQGLRNIPGQREPDEMERPTPPREFTTPFSQEILDAAIPNTFAGPKVIFTRMEDPEAHLTAFHTQMVLVGGSDAARCKLFMSTLTGMAMDWFVSLPNGHITSFRQLSQLFREQYLANRALPPVSYDIFDVKQYQGESLKEYINRFGGQVVKTGTSEESMIVYAFRKGVSPGPFCESIIRNRPRTFAEIRRRAVEHIASEGEVCEKRTSVVPSRPRVQTWSQPVRVNETTTGRKKPEGRRPYETRNPQPRPQGPAGGDRPVRERARPARYNFAVELKNLIAVPNIAERLRRPAKTDKVLGPRKDCWCEFHEAFGHHIDNCLSLGYQLEELVRSGFLKDYVAEPVETPTLPAPTEEQAHEMLVLGEVHTIAGGFSRGGPTASQRKKYAREVNSVEERISGEP from the coding sequence ATGGCGGAATCGAAGTTGGaacaggagcgcatgcaggcggacctcgaagcctcgcatgcgaggaacgaagagctccggCGGGTGAATGAAGAGCTGCGCCAAGGTTTGAGGAACATCCCGGGGCAACGTGAACCAGATGAGATGGAACGTCCCACCCCGCCGAGGGAGTTcaccactcccttctcgcaggaaatcttagacgcagcgatccccaacacgttcgcggggcctaAGGTGATTTTCACCAgaatggaggatcctgaggcgcacctcactgcgttccacacgcagatggtgttAGTAGGAGGTTCAGACGCTgcaagatgcaagctcttcatgagcaccttaACTGGGATGGCGATGGATTGGTTTGTTAGCCTTCCtaacggccatatcacctccttccgGCAGTTGTCACAGCTGTTCAGAGAGCAATACCTGGCGAACAGGGCCCTGCCGCCGGTTTCCTATGACATATTTGACgtgaagcaataccaaggggaGAGTTTGAAagaatacatcaatcgcttcgggggcCAAGTGGTGAAAACCGGTACTTCGGAAGAGTCCATGATTGTGTATGCCTTCAGAAAGGGCGTGAGTCCCGGCCCCTTTTGCGAGTCCATTATACGGAATCGCCCAAGGACTTTCGCCGAAATACGGCGTCGCGCGGTGGAGCACATCGCTTCCGAGGGAGAAGTGTGTGAAAAacgcaccagcgtcgtgccctcacgcccaagGGTACAGACGTGGAGTCAGCCCGttagggtcaacgagaccacgacgggaagaaaaaaaccagaggggagacgcccctacgagacCAGAAACCCCCAACCCCGGCCCCAGGGCCCAGCAGGGGGCGATCGTCCTGTCAGGGAGAGGGccagaccggcgaggtacaacttcgcgGTGGAGTTGAAGAACCTGAtagccgtgcctaatatagccgagaggttgaggcgaccggcgaagactgacaaggtgttagggccacgAAAAGATtgttggtgtgagttccacgaagctTTTGGTCATCACATCgacaactgcctgtcgttggggtATCAGTTAGAAGAACTTGTGAGAAgcggtttcctgaaggattatgtTGCGGAACCCGTCGAGACACCCACCCTGCCGGCGCCCACAGAAGAACAGGCGCATGAGATGCTCGTGctcggcgaggtccataccatcGCTGGAGGATTCTCTAGGGgcggacccaccgcctcccagaggaagaagtacgcgagggAGGTTAACTCAGTTGAAGAGAGAATCTCGGGTGAGCCATGA